From Microcoleus sp. FACHB-831, a single genomic window includes:
- a CDS encoding Fur family transcriptional regulator has translation MKSQQRTRSQEHILNLLKSLNRSVSAQDIYVELRNRNTSMGLATVYRALESLKLEGVVQVRTLASGESLYSSAKQDKHHLTCLQCRESIPINECPVHNLETQLQQSHQFKIFYHTLEFFGLCDRCQLADTASNVTP, from the coding sequence ATGAAGAGCCAGCAACGCACCCGCAGCCAAGAGCATATTTTGAACCTGCTCAAGAGTCTAAACCGATCTGTTTCGGCTCAGGATATCTATGTAGAACTTCGCAACCGCAATACTAGCATGGGGTTAGCAACAGTCTACCGCGCCTTAGAATCTCTAAAACTTGAAGGCGTCGTACAGGTGCGGACGCTGGCTAGCGGCGAGTCTCTCTACAGTTCTGCCAAGCAAGACAAGCATCACTTGACCTGCTTGCAGTGTAGGGAGTCGATACCTATCAATGAATGCCCAGTCCACAACCTAGAGACTCAGCTGCAACAGTCGCACCAGTTCAAAATTTTTTACCACACCTTAGAGTTTTTTGGGCTGTGCGATCGCTGCCAGTTAGCCGACACCGCCAGTAACGTAACTCCATGA
- a CDS encoding NfeD family protein, translating into MFWLAAGAMLCLVELFVPTAFTTFMMGLSALVVALVAMLLPSLIGVQVALWMALSVTFVFLSHRLMPKRKVSTIEDATEGQTLTEILPGQPGRVLYEGSSWRARCGDEKLAIAPNQKVYVVGREGTTLIVLPENLLHT; encoded by the coding sequence ATGTTTTGGTTAGCAGCGGGGGCGATGCTTTGTTTGGTGGAATTGTTTGTGCCAACAGCTTTCACCACTTTTATGATGGGGCTGAGCGCCTTGGTAGTGGCCCTAGTTGCTATGCTGCTACCATCGCTGATTGGCGTACAAGTTGCCTTGTGGATGGCACTGTCTGTAACTTTTGTTTTCTTAAGCCATCGGCTGATGCCGAAGCGTAAAGTATCCACAATTGAGGATGCAACAGAGGGCCAGACTTTAACCGAAATTTTGCCAGGACAGCCAGGGCGGGTGCTATACGAAGGAAGTTCCTGGAGGGCGCGGTGTGGCGATGAGAAACTAGCGATCGCCCCCAATCAAAAAGTTTATGTTGTCGGACGCGAAGGCACAACGCTCATCGTCCTTCCAGAGAACCTGTTGCATACATAG
- a CDS encoding YdcF family protein, producing MFLFLSKLLPLFFYPLGLACLLMIVSLVVLWKRPRWTPLPIVLALLVLLLGGNGWISDSIVRSLEWQNIPTTPLPTADAIVVLGGATKAAFPPRPAPDLSEEGDRVFYGAQLYREGKAPIVIASGGRIEWKGSGPPESGDMAVILETLGVPKEAIIEEPRSLNTYENALYVRQILQEKGIKRVLLVTSAMHMPRSLLIFKRQGIEAIPAPTDFLVTEADINETSSTPQAILLNAVPDADNLYKTTRALKEYLGRVVYSLKGWL from the coding sequence ATGTTTCTCTTCCTCTCAAAGTTACTCCCGCTATTCTTCTATCCCTTGGGGTTAGCGTGCCTGTTGATGATTGTGTCTCTGGTGGTGCTGTGGAAACGTCCGCGCTGGACACCCCTGCCGATTGTTCTGGCACTGCTAGTTTTACTGCTAGGGGGTAATGGCTGGATTTCGGACTCGATAGTGCGATCGCTTGAATGGCAAAATATCCCTACTACACCGCTACCAACTGCTGACGCGATTGTTGTCTTGGGAGGCGCAACAAAAGCAGCTTTTCCGCCGCGTCCTGCACCAGATTTGAGCGAAGAGGGCGATCGCGTTTTTTATGGTGCCCAACTATACCGCGAAGGCAAAGCACCGATAGTCATTGCCAGTGGGGGACGCATCGAATGGAAAGGCAGCGGCCCCCCGGAATCTGGGGATATGGCTGTAATTTTGGAGACTCTAGGCGTACCTAAAGAGGCAATAATTGAAGAGCCGCGATCGCTAAACACTTACGAAAATGCGCTCTACGTGAGGCAAATTTTGCAGGAGAAGGGCATCAAGAGGGTGTTATTAGTAACATCGGCAATGCATATGCCGCGATCGCTCTTGATTTTCAAGCGTCAGGGGATTGAAGCCATCCCCGCACCAACAGACTTTTTGGTGACAGAAGCCGACATCAACGAAACCAGCAGCACGCCGCAAGCAATTCTGCTCAACGCCGTACCAGACGCCGATAACTTATACAAAACCACGCGAGCGCTGAAAGAGTACCTTGGAAGAGTAGTCTATAGCCTGAAAGGGTGGCTCTAA
- a CDS encoding adenylosuccinate synthase, protein MANVVVIGAQWGDEGKGKITDLLSKSADVVVRYQGGVNAGHTVVVQGQTFKLHLIPSGILYPDTECIIGCGTVIDPQVLLEELDRLEALNISTSNLLISQTAHVTMPYHRLIDQASEEKRGRHKIGTTGRGIGPTYADKSERTGIRVLDLMDTEGLRSQLKWTIEYKNVILEKLYNLPPLNAEEIIEEYIGYAERLRPHVVDSSLKIYDAIQRRRNILFEGAQGTLLDLDHGTYPYVTSSNPVAGGACVGTGVGPTMIDRVIGVAKAYTTRVGEGPFPTELNGTVGELLCDRGAEFGTTTGRKRRCGWFDAVIGRYAVRINGLDCLAITKLDVLDELEEIKVCVAYEIDGQRCEDFPSSARHFARCQPIYKTIPGWQKSTAECRTLEDLPKQALDYLKFLAELMEVPIAIVSLGASRDQTIIVEDPIHGPKRALLHANGTPVTSVARSRP, encoded by the coding sequence TTGGCTAACGTAGTTGTGATAGGTGCCCAGTGGGGCGATGAAGGCAAAGGTAAGATTACAGATCTACTCAGCAAGTCAGCAGATGTTGTAGTACGTTACCAAGGGGGTGTCAATGCTGGACACACCGTCGTCGTTCAGGGTCAAACATTTAAGCTGCACCTGATTCCGTCGGGAATTTTGTATCCCGATACAGAGTGTATTATTGGTTGCGGGACGGTGATCGATCCGCAGGTTCTGCTGGAAGAACTGGATCGACTAGAAGCTTTGAACATATCAACGAGCAATCTGCTGATATCGCAGACTGCCCACGTAACGATGCCTTATCACAGGTTGATAGATCAGGCATCGGAGGAGAAACGGGGCCGTCATAAAATTGGCACGACAGGTCGCGGCATTGGCCCCACTTATGCCGATAAGTCAGAGCGGACGGGGATTCGCGTCTTAGACTTGATGGATACAGAGGGGTTGCGATCGCAGCTGAAATGGACGATCGAATATAAAAACGTCATTCTCGAAAAGCTTTACAACTTACCACCCCTCAATGCAGAAGAAATAATTGAGGAGTATATAGGATATGCCGAACGCTTGCGCCCTCATGTGGTGGACAGTTCGCTAAAGATTTACGACGCAATTCAGCGGCGGCGCAATATTTTGTTTGAAGGTGCCCAAGGAACGCTACTAGACCTAGATCACGGTACTTATCCTTACGTTACTTCCTCAAACCCAGTCGCAGGCGGCGCTTGCGTGGGCACTGGCGTGGGGCCGACAATGATAGACCGCGTGATTGGTGTTGCGAAAGCTTACACCACGAGGGTAGGAGAAGGGCCATTCCCTACAGAATTAAATGGCACAGTTGGAGAATTGTTGTGCGATCGCGGTGCTGAATTTGGCACAACAACTGGGCGCAAGCGTCGCTGCGGCTGGTTTGATGCTGTCATCGGTCGCTATGCCGTCCGCATCAACGGTCTAGACTGTCTGGCAATCACAAAACTTGATGTCCTCGACGAACTAGAGGAAATTAAAGTTTGCGTCGCCTACGAAATTGACGGTCAACGCTGCGAAGACTTCCCCAGCAGCGCTCGTCACTTTGCCCGCTGTCAACCTATCTACAAAACAATACCCGGTTGGCAAAAATCAACGGCTGAGTGCCGTACCTTGGAAGACTTACCAAAACAGGCGCTCGACTATCTCAAGTTCCTGGCAGAATTGATGGAAGTGCCGATTGCGATCGTCTCTCTCGGTGCCAGCCGCGACCAAACGATTATAGTAGAAGATCCAATCCATGGCCCGAAACGGGCGCTGTTGCACGCCAACGGCACGCCAGTAACATCGGTTGCCCGATCTCGGCCTTAA
- a CDS encoding ferredoxin-thioredoxin reductase variable chain gives MKVGDRVRVIKSVVVYHHPEHRSQPFDIKDHEGEVVAIVTEWQGRPVSANLPIYVQFDKKFRSHLRPDELEALS, from the coding sequence ATGAAAGTTGGCGATCGCGTCCGTGTCATTAAATCTGTAGTTGTCTACCACCATCCCGAACACCGCAGTCAACCTTTTGATATTAAAGATCATGAAGGGGAAGTGGTAGCTATTGTTACCGAATGGCAAGGTAGACCAGTCAGCGCCAACCTTCCCATTTACGTCCAGTTTGACAAAAAATTCCGCTCTCACTTACGCCCAGATGAGCTGGAAGCTTTGTCTTAG
- a CDS encoding 50S ribosomal protein L25/general stress protein Ctc encodes MQVTVECQKRAEGSKPKALRRSGLIPAVLYGHNGAESIPLTVNAKTVETLLKKAAVNNTLIDLTVPEISWSGQTLLKEVQTHPWRGYPYHLSFFAVAAHGDLDVKVPLNFTGEAAGVKQDGGLLDLVMNELQVRCAPESIPDSIEIDVSNMQVGDALHVHELALPAGVTALAEPGQVVVSVLAARPSEDPEPEAATV; translated from the coding sequence ATGCAAGTTACAGTTGAATGTCAAAAGCGAGCCGAAGGCAGCAAACCAAAAGCTCTTCGTCGCTCTGGGTTAATTCCTGCGGTTTTGTACGGTCATAATGGTGCAGAATCCATCCCTCTGACCGTGAACGCGAAAACAGTTGAAACCCTGCTGAAAAAAGCTGCTGTTAACAACACGCTGATCGATCTAACAGTTCCTGAAATTTCCTGGAGCGGACAGACACTCCTCAAGGAAGTTCAAACCCATCCCTGGAGAGGATATCCTTATCACCTCAGCTTTTTTGCCGTCGCCGCTCATGGCGACCTGGATGTGAAAGTGCCCCTGAATTTTACAGGAGAGGCAGCTGGTGTTAAGCAAGACGGCGGCTTGCTAGACCTCGTGATGAACGAACTTCAGGTAAGATGTGCGCCGGAAAGCATCCCCGATTCAATTGAGATTGATGTCTCTAATATGCAAGTTGGTGATGCTCTGCACGTCCACGAACTCGCTTTGCCCGCAGGCGTTACAGCTTTGGCTGAACCGGGTCAAGTGGTTGTAAGCGTTCTGGCTGCTAGACCCAGCGAAGATCCAGAGCCTGAAGCAGCAACCGTATAG
- a CDS encoding AAA family ATPase encodes MTDTALPPLIQQMLQPGFYPHSVTEPIGLIQTHVSYVLLTGDYVYKVKKPMNFGFLNYSTLELRQHFCAEEMRLNQRGAAEIYLEILPITQTGKQYHLGGTGEPVEYALKMTQFPQDGLFSAMFEQGKLTETHMQELGRVVAKFHEKAEINDYIRSFGKVSQVRDAIDENYRQTEKYIGGPQTQTQYEETRKYTDEVFAKNEDIFNSRIENNWFRECHGDLHIRNICLWQDKILLFDCIEFNEPFRFVDVMFDIAYAVMDMDARSRPDLGNAYLNTYVEQMGDWEGLQVLPLYLSRQAYVRAKVTSFLLDDPAVPPDEKEAAAKTAAQYYKLAWEYTQPKQGRLILMSGLSGSGKSTVAAQLARKIGAIHMRSDAVRKHLGGVPLAEKGGAELYSAEMTQKTYNRLLELGIKLASQGWTVILDAKYDRQQLRGDAIAKCQSHNLTPQILHCTAPDQVLRDRLSSRAGDVSDATADLLAAQQAAAEPFTQAEQTYVTTIDTTKDWQPQFQF; translated from the coding sequence ATGACTGATACTGCTCTCCCGCCTTTAATTCAGCAAATGTTGCAACCTGGGTTCTATCCCCATTCGGTGACAGAACCAATTGGGTTGATTCAGACTCACGTTTCTTATGTTTTGCTGACTGGCGATTATGTCTATAAAGTTAAAAAGCCGATGAATTTTGGCTTTTTGAATTACTCAACTTTAGAGTTGCGGCAGCATTTTTGTGCTGAAGAAATGCGGCTAAATCAACGCGGTGCAGCGGAAATTTATCTAGAAATTTTGCCCATAACTCAGACTGGGAAACAATATCATCTGGGTGGCACGGGCGAGCCTGTGGAATATGCACTAAAAATGACCCAATTCCCGCAAGATGGGTTGTTCAGCGCTATGTTTGAGCAGGGCAAACTGACTGAAACACATATGCAGGAACTGGGGCGGGTTGTCGCCAAGTTCCACGAAAAAGCGGAGATAAATGACTATATTCGCAGCTTTGGTAAAGTTAGCCAAGTTCGCGATGCTATTGATGAAAACTATCGGCAAACTGAGAAGTATATTGGTGGCCCTCAAACCCAAACCCAATATGAGGAAACTAGAAAATATACAGATGAGGTCTTTGCCAAGAACGAGGATATTTTTAATAGCAGAATCGAAAATAACTGGTTTCGGGAATGTCACGGCGATTTGCATATAAGGAATATTTGTCTGTGGCAAGACAAAATACTGCTGTTTGACTGCATTGAATTTAATGAACCGTTTCGTTTTGTCGATGTGATGTTCGACATTGCCTATGCAGTGATGGATATGGATGCGCGATCGCGTCCAGACTTGGGTAATGCATATTTAAATACTTACGTCGAACAGATGGGTGATTGGGAAGGTTTGCAAGTGCTGCCGTTGTACTTGAGTCGTCAAGCTTATGTACGGGCGAAAGTAACTTCTTTCCTGTTAGACGATCCAGCGGTTCCGCCAGATGAAAAGGAGGCGGCGGCAAAAACTGCGGCTCAATACTACAAGCTGGCTTGGGAATACACTCAACCCAAACAGGGACGCTTGATACTGATGTCGGGTTTATCTGGTTCGGGAAAAAGTACGGTTGCAGCGCAACTGGCGCGAAAAATCGGCGCAATTCATATGCGTTCTGATGCGGTGCGGAAACATCTCGGTGGCGTACCTTTGGCCGAAAAAGGTGGCGCAGAACTTTACTCAGCCGAAATGACCCAGAAGACTTATAACCGCTTGTTGGAATTGGGGATAAAGCTGGCGTCTCAAGGGTGGACGGTAATTTTAGATGCGAAGTACGATCGCCAACAGTTACGGGGGGATGCGATCGCCAAATGCCAATCCCACAATCTGACGCCGCAAATTCTACATTGCACCGCGCCTGACCAAGTGTTGCGCGATCGCCTCTCGTCGCGTGCTGGCGATGTCTCTGACGCCACCGCTGACCTATTGGCAGCTCAACAAGCAGCCGCTGAACCTTTCACACAAGCAGAACAAACCTATGTGACAACGATAGACACCACCAAGGATTGGCAGCCACAATTCCAGTTTTAG
- a CDS encoding MraY family glycosyltransferase — MYGFLQSLGIANPTGTGWLAVVFTFVSAWVVTYRFIPIVRSFALRVGWADQPNARRINREPLPNAGGLAIYAGVVAALVLASLLRPIVIENVLAEVLTILLGGSMLVLVGFIDDQYGLPPLFRLFIQILAALLLIASGNGIEATFGTPIDPMLSMLLTILWVVGITNAVNLMDGMDGLVGGVSFITAMSLLAVSAQFETRAAATLLLAALGGSALGFLRHNFHPSHIIMGDAGAYFFGYVLAATSILGNLKVTTVFALVPTALFLLLPVIDTTQVVVRRLMVGKNPLSTPGKDHLHHRLLAWGFSQRSASIILWAFTLFSNWVAMRMQGMSFAVMLATTGSIILLLGFTVWRRIRAELRTQR; from the coding sequence GTGTACGGCTTCCTTCAGTCACTAGGCATTGCCAACCCAACAGGTACCGGATGGCTAGCGGTGGTGTTCACCTTTGTGTCGGCCTGGGTTGTTACCTATCGCTTTATTCCCATAGTACGCTCTTTTGCTTTGCGGGTAGGCTGGGCCGACCAACCCAACGCTAGGCGGATTAACCGGGAACCCTTACCCAACGCCGGAGGACTAGCCATCTACGCCGGAGTTGTAGCCGCCCTCGTACTAGCTAGCCTCTTAAGGCCCATCGTGATCGAAAACGTATTGGCTGAGGTGTTGACCATCCTTCTGGGCGGCTCGATGCTCGTACTGGTGGGCTTTATCGACGACCAGTATGGCTTGCCACCCCTGTTTCGCTTGTTCATCCAGATTCTCGCCGCACTTTTGCTGATTGCTAGCGGCAACGGCATCGAAGCCACTTTCGGCACTCCCATCGACCCGATGCTCTCAATGTTACTCACCATCCTCTGGGTGGTGGGAATCACCAATGCCGTTAACCTAATGGACGGGATGGACGGCTTGGTTGGAGGGGTAAGCTTTATTACCGCTATGAGCCTTTTAGCAGTTTCAGCCCAGTTTGAGACCCGTGCTGCGGCGACTTTGCTTCTGGCCGCTTTAGGGGGGTCTGCGCTAGGCTTTTTGCGGCACAACTTCCACCCCTCCCATATCATCATGGGCGATGCCGGAGCCTACTTTTTTGGCTACGTTTTGGCTGCCACGAGTATCTTAGGCAACCTCAAAGTCACTACCGTGTTTGCCTTAGTTCCGACCGCTCTATTCTTGCTATTGCCCGTAATCGACACCACCCAGGTAGTTGTGCGGCGGCTGATGGTCGGGAAAAACCCCCTCAGCACCCCTGGCAAAGACCACCTCCACCACCGCTTGCTAGCGTGGGGATTCTCCCAACGCAGCGCTTCGATAATACTGTGGGCATTTACCTTGTTTTCCAACTGGGTGGCTATGAGAATGCAAGGGATGTCCTTTGCAGTAATGCTTGCCACTACGGGCAGTATCATCCTTCTTTTGGGTTTTACTGTCTGGCGAAGGATACGAGCGGAGTTACGAACGCAAAGATAA
- a CDS encoding protein phosphatase 2C domain-containing protein: MSRSQPLIHCPNPTCSNPLNPVGHRVCESCQTTLLYRYLRAAHRGTEQIQPGSLVADKYYVMPGQIWLDTRPTFAPHAPEQLTAEMIPYLRLYPQRLHVPEVYGVCKMSPMGEILLLDNIPVDAKGNYYPSIVEAWASASPVRQVYWLWQILELWPQLTELRVATSLFSVENLRVDGWRVRLRELYSDPVGDTNLGLGAGVNGNGLSAKYEINSSAVEGKRAALMEETSVQPSLQHLGDRWAEWFKEAQRSVAPQLLEIYQQMQMGETPYRAIAQNLNKLLLQQAATQHLRLRIASATDTGPRSQHNEDAYYPTAVELPTDFAPPSDPMIPYLSVVCDGIGGHEGGEVASQLAVQSLKLQIQALLTEVAEQDEIMLPDVVAEQIAAVIRIANNMIATRNDEQGRESRRRMGTTLVMALQLPQAIKTLSDTGNSHELYIANVGDSRAYWITANSCQQLTVDDDVATREVKLGRSLYRQALERADGGALTQALGTKDSEYLRPNVRRFILDEDGLLLLCSDGLSDNNWVEQSWADYAESVLKGQMSLESAVKYLINLANQKNGHDNTSVVLTYCRVSPEYPVLLNLGEIASNSTPPPVLIKPTQFAEVTQSASPPQTHEEPTPPAEEMVPAPVVVAKSEKGRSQVWVWLLALVMLALAAGAAGLLVKWLVNPTGSDTVRDRILNPEQPSPARSFPSPTPVQPQ, translated from the coding sequence ATGAGCCGTTCCCAGCCGCTAATTCATTGTCCTAATCCAACCTGCTCCAACCCCTTAAATCCAGTCGGGCATCGCGTGTGTGAAAGTTGTCAAACAACTCTGCTCTATCGCTATCTGCGTGCAGCACATCGAGGGACGGAACAAATTCAACCAGGCTCGCTAGTTGCAGACAAATACTATGTGATGCCAGGACAAATTTGGTTGGATACACGTCCGACTTTTGCCCCCCACGCTCCTGAACAACTGACCGCGGAAATGATTCCCTACCTGCGGTTGTATCCCCAGCGCCTCCACGTACCGGAAGTGTATGGAGTTTGCAAAATGTCCCCAATGGGGGAGATTCTTTTGCTGGATAATATCCCTGTAGATGCCAAAGGCAACTATTATCCGTCAATTGTAGAGGCGTGGGCATCAGCATCACCAGTGCGACAAGTTTACTGGCTGTGGCAGATTTTGGAACTTTGGCCGCAGTTAACGGAGTTGCGAGTAGCAACAAGTCTGTTTAGTGTGGAAAATCTGCGGGTTGATGGGTGGCGCGTGCGGCTGCGGGAACTTTATAGCGATCCAGTTGGAGATACAAATCTAGGATTGGGCGCAGGCGTTAACGGCAACGGGTTATCAGCAAAATATGAGATAAACTCCTCAGCGGTAGAAGGGAAAAGAGCCGCCTTGATGGAAGAAACATCAGTGCAACCGAGTTTGCAACATCTGGGCGATCGCTGGGCAGAGTGGTTTAAAGAAGCACAAAGATCGGTAGCGCCGCAATTGCTAGAAATTTATCAGCAAATGCAGATGGGGGAAACGCCCTACAGAGCGATCGCGCAAAATCTCAACAAACTCTTGCTACAGCAAGCAGCAACGCAACACTTGCGCTTGCGGATTGCCAGTGCAACCGATACTGGCCCCAGAAGCCAACACAATGAAGATGCTTACTACCCCACAGCAGTAGAACTCCCCACAGATTTCGCTCCCCCTAGCGACCCGATGATTCCTTACCTAAGTGTCGTTTGCGATGGCATTGGCGGTCACGAAGGCGGCGAAGTAGCAAGCCAACTAGCAGTGCAGTCCCTCAAACTGCAAATACAAGCACTGCTGACAGAGGTGGCGGAACAGGATGAAATCATGCTGCCGGATGTGGTAGCAGAACAAATAGCGGCAGTTATTCGCATAGCGAATAACATGATTGCCACCCGCAATGACGAACAAGGGCGAGAATCGCGGCGCAGGATGGGGACAACTCTAGTGATGGCGCTGCAACTGCCCCAAGCAATAAAAACGCTATCTGATACGGGCAATTCTCACGAACTCTACATCGCCAATGTTGGGGATAGCCGCGCCTATTGGATTACAGCTAACTCTTGCCAACAATTGACCGTCGATGATGACGTGGCGACGCGGGAAGTGAAATTAGGTCGATCTCTGTATCGGCAGGCGTTGGAACGCGCTGATGGGGGTGCATTAACCCAGGCACTGGGGACGAAAGATTCTGAGTATCTGCGTCCTAATGTGCGGCGATTTATTTTGGATGAAGACGGGCTGCTGTTGCTGTGTTCCGACGGTCTTAGCGATAACAACTGGGTTGAGCAATCTTGGGCAGATTACGCCGAGTCTGTTCTCAAGGGTCAGATGTCTTTGGAATCAGCAGTCAAGTATTTAATTAATCTAGCTAATCAAAAAAATGGCCACGATAACACGTCGGTGGTACTTACTTATTGCCGCGTTTCCCCAGAATATCCAGTCTTGCTAAATCTTGGGGAAATAGCCAGTAACAGTACGCCGCCTCCAGTGCTGATAAAACCCACCCAGTTTGCCGAAGTTACTCAAAGCGCTTCGCCACCACAGACCCATGAGGAACCGACGCCGCCTGCTGAAGAAATGGTACCCGCCCCCGTCGTGGTGGCTAAGTCAGAAAAGGGGCGATCGCAAGTCTGGGTGTGGCTGCTGGCGTTGGTAATGCTGGCTCTAGCTGCGGGCGCTGCTGGGTTATTAGTGAAGTGGCTGGTTAATCCTACAGGATCGGATACTGTGCGCGATCGCATTCTCAATCCAGAACAACCTTCACCAGCCCGATCTTTCCCATCTCCTACACCCGTACAACCCCAGTGA
- a CDS encoding SPFH domain-containing protein, whose product MEGFFGFIIFMILGGSTLSSVKIITQGNEALVETLGKYNGKKLKPGLNFVIPVYERVAFQANTREKVLDIPPQQCITRDNVAITADAVIYWRILDLEKAYYKVENLQAAMVNLVLTQIRAEMGKLELDETFTARSQINELLLRELDESTDPWGVKVTRVELRDIVPSKAVQESMELQMSAERRKRAAILTSEGERESAINSARGKAEAQVLDAEARQKSAILEAEGQQKTIILKAQAERQQQVLKAQATAEALQVISKTLKTDPNAQEALQFLIAQNYIEMGTAIGKSDSSKVMFMDPRTLPATLEGIRSIVGDGNNSNLLDLKNQA is encoded by the coding sequence ATGGAAGGATTCTTCGGTTTTATTATCTTTATGATTCTGGGCGGGTCTACCCTATCCAGCGTCAAAATTATTACTCAAGGCAACGAAGCCTTAGTCGAAACATTGGGTAAATACAACGGCAAGAAACTTAAACCCGGTCTGAATTTTGTTATTCCTGTTTACGAAAGAGTGGCTTTTCAAGCAAATACCCGCGAAAAAGTCTTAGACATTCCCCCGCAACAATGTATTACTCGCGACAACGTTGCTATCACTGCTGATGCTGTCATCTACTGGCGCATTCTCGATCTGGAGAAAGCTTACTACAAAGTGGAAAATCTCCAGGCAGCGATGGTGAATTTGGTGCTTACTCAAATTCGGGCAGAAATGGGCAAACTCGAACTAGATGAAACCTTTACCGCCCGTTCTCAAATCAACGAACTTCTACTGCGGGAATTGGACGAATCGACAGATCCTTGGGGTGTAAAAGTCACGCGAGTAGAACTGCGAGATATCGTTCCCTCCAAGGCGGTGCAGGAATCGATGGAATTGCAGATGTCAGCGGAACGTCGCAAGCGGGCAGCAATTCTCACTTCCGAAGGGGAAAGAGAATCTGCCATTAACTCTGCCAGAGGTAAAGCTGAGGCGCAAGTCCTTGATGCCGAAGCCCGCCAAAAATCCGCGATTCTGGAGGCGGAGGGTCAGCAAAAGACAATAATTCTTAAAGCCCAAGCAGAACGCCAGCAGCAAGTTCTTAAGGCACAAGCTACTGCTGAGGCGCTGCAAGTGATTTCCAAAACTTTGAAAACCGACCCCAATGCTCAAGAAGCACTCCAGTTCTTAATAGCCCAAAATTATATAGAGATGGGAACGGCTATCGGCAAGAGCGACAGCAGCAAAGTGATGTTTATGGACCCCCGCACCCTCCCGGCAACTTTAGAGGGAATTCGCTCTATCGTCGGCGATGGCAACAACTCTAACTTGCTCGATCTGAAGAATCAAGCTTAA
- a CDS encoding adenosine deaminase translates to MTLYAELHRHLGGSVVPRVLWRYFHRSNSDLAQRFPEYASFEEFYTRPRNTLDEYLELHTLVESTQTAETLPYFIYRLIRGAYIFENLAYLELRYTPYLRTPEHLSQSERIDLMAQIVDIVGQASRVSEYPIVTSQILCMHSRLPYEVNRAIVDLAATAKDYVCAIDLAGGDAQVGERLDEFVGLYEYARSLGIKTTGHLYETPSGCYPQLLPYLMRIGHGIQIPLKYPELLPELASQRQCLEVCPTTYLKTGTLSNMRELKVVFDRCFEAGVDIAICTDNAGLHNVRLPFEYENLLTLDIIDFEQLRACQDAAFRHAFAWPYTQKPASLLTGLLKPELTPAG, encoded by the coding sequence GTGACTTTATATGCTGAACTCCACCGTCATCTAGGCGGTTCGGTTGTACCCCGCGTTCTGTGGCGGTATTTCCATCGCAGCAATTCCGATTTGGCTCAACGCTTTCCGGAGTATGCCTCATTCGAGGAGTTTTACACGCGCCCCCGCAATACGCTAGATGAGTATTTAGAATTACATACATTAGTGGAAAGCACGCAAACGGCAGAAACTTTGCCTTACTTCATCTATAGGCTGATTCGTGGTGCTTACATTTTTGAAAATTTAGCTTATCTAGAGTTGCGATATACTCCGTATTTGCGGACGCCCGAACATTTGAGCCAGTCGGAACGAATTGACTTGATGGCGCAAATTGTAGACATAGTTGGCCAAGCCAGCCGGGTGAGCGAGTATCCGATTGTAACCAGCCAAATTTTGTGCATGCACTCGCGTTTGCCTTATGAGGTAAACCGAGCGATTGTCGATTTGGCTGCTACTGCCAAGGATTATGTTTGCGCCATAGACTTGGCTGGGGGGGATGCTCAGGTAGGGGAGAGATTGGATGAATTTGTAGGCCTTTATGAGTATGCGCGATCGCTGGGCATCAAAACAACAGGCCATCTCTATGAAACCCCATCTGGTTGTTATCCCCAACTCCTCCCCTATCTGATGCGTATTGGTCACGGCATCCAGATTCCTCTAAAATATCCAGAACTATTGCCCGAATTGGCATCCCAGCGTCAGTGCTTGGAAGTATGCCCCACAACTTATCTAAAAACAGGCACGCTATCGAATATGCGTGAATTAAAGGTGGTATTCGACCGCTGTTTTGAGGCGGGTGTAGATATCGCCATCTGCACTGATAATGCTGGATTGCATAACGTGCGTCTGCCGTTTGAGTATGAAAACTTGCTGACTCTGGACATAATTGATTTTGAACAGTTGCGAGCTTGTCAGGATGCGGCTTTCCGCCATGCTTTTGCTTGGCCTTACACTCAAAAACCCGCTTCCCTACTTACAGGTCTGTTGAAACCCGAACTTACACCCGCAGGCTAA